The Thermoflexus hugenholtzii JAD2 genomic interval GAGCGAGCAGCGCGTGAAGGAGCTCATCGGCCACACCCCGATGGAGGTGGTGGTGGGGGCGCTGCTGGGGATCGCCATCGCGTGGATCTGGTGGCAGCTCGCGCCCTGAGGGGAGAGGGATGAAGATCTACACCCGCACCGGCGACGACGGGACCACCCAGCTGATGGGCCCGACCCGGGTCCCCAAGGATCACCCCCGGGTGGCGGCCTACGGGGCGGTGGACGAACTGAACGCCTGGCTGGGTTACCTGCACGCCATGGGGCTCCCCCCTCCATGGGCGGAGCGGCTGCAGGAGATCCAGCGAGACCTCTTCGTCATCGGCAGTTACCTGGCCCTGGATCCCACCGTGGCGGATCGGGCGGCCGCCCTGCCTCCTCCGCCGGAGGAGCGGATCCCCCAGATGGAAGAGTGGATCGACGAGTGCGAGGCGGTGGCCGGGCCGACCCGCGTCTTCATCCTGCCGGGCGGGCATCCCCTGAGCGCCGCGCTGCACATCGCCCGCACCGTCTGCCGACGGGCGGAGCGGGCCGTGGTGACCCTCCACCGAGGAGAGCCGGTTCCCTCCTGGATCCTGGCCTACCTCAACCGTCTCTCCGACCTGCTGTTCATGCTGGCCCGCTGGGCCAACGCGGCGCACGGGGTGGAGGACATCCCATGGAGGCCGTGATGGCAGTGTTGCCGGCTCATGCTCAGGCGCTGCTGGAGCAGATCCGCTCCCGGCGCTCTGTCCGCCGTTACCGGCCGGATCCCATCCCCCGGGAGTGGGTGGAGGCCTTGCTGGAGGCCGCCCGCTGGGCCCCCTCGGCCCACAACCGGCAGCCCTGGCGCTTCGCGGTGGTGGAGGACCCCGGGGTCAAGGCCCGCCTGGCAGAGGCGATGGGAGAGCGGCTGGCGGAGGACCTGCGGCGCGATGGCGTACCGGCGGAGCGGATCGCCGAGGAGGTCGCCCGCTCGGTGGCGCGGATCACCGCCGCTCCCCTGGCCCTCGTGGTCTGTCTCTCGATGGTCGAGATGGACCGCTATCCCGATACGCGGCGCCAGGCCGCGGAGCGGACGATGGCCGTCCAGAGCGTGGCTATGGCCGGGCAGAACCTCCTGCTGATGGCTCACGCCCTGGGCCTGGGGGCCTGCTGGATCTGCGCCCCGCTGTTCTGCCCGGATACGGTCCGCGAGACGCTGGGGTTGCCCGCGGACTGGGAGCCCCAGGGGATGATTCTGGTGGGGTTCCCGGCGGGGCCGCCCCGGGTGAAGGAGCGCCGGCCCCTCGAGGCCTTCACCCGCTGGATCCGCGCCTGAGGGGCCC includes:
- a CDS encoding nitroreductase family protein; the protein is MEAVMAVLPAHAQALLEQIRSRRSVRRYRPDPIPREWVEALLEAARWAPSAHNRQPWRFAVVEDPGVKARLAEAMGERLAEDLRRDGVPAERIAEEVARSVARITAAPLALVVCLSMVEMDRYPDTRRQAAERTMAVQSVAMAGQNLLLMAHALGLGACWICAPLFCPDTVRETLGLPADWEPQGMILVGFPAGPPRVKERRPLEAFTRWIRA
- a CDS encoding cob(I)yrinic acid a,c-diamide adenosyltransferase, encoding MKIYTRTGDDGTTQLMGPTRVPKDHPRVAAYGAVDELNAWLGYLHAMGLPPPWAERLQEIQRDLFVIGSYLALDPTVADRAAALPPPPEERIPQMEEWIDECEAVAGPTRVFILPGGHPLSAALHIARTVCRRAERAVVTLHRGEPVPSWILAYLNRLSDLLFMLARWANAAHGVEDIPWRP